The following are encoded together in the Pseudomonadota bacterium genome:
- a CDS encoding elongation factor Tu — protein sequence MAKEKFERTKPHVNVGTIGHVDHG from the coding sequence ATGGCAAAGGAGAAATTCGAACGGACGAAGCCGCACGTGAACGTGGGGACGATCGGGCATGTGGATCACGGCAA
- the fusA gene encoding elongation factor G yields the protein MSVDSTDLNNVRNIGIIAHIDAGKTTVSERILFYTGITYKIGEVHEGTAVMDWMEQEQERGITITAAATTCEWLGRRINIIDTPGHVDFTVEVERCLRVLDGAVGVFDAVAGVEPQSETVWRQANRYGVPKIGFVNKMDRVGADFFRCVRMMRDRLAANAVPFQLPLGAEDKFRGVVDLVSRRAFAFDDETKGSQFDEVPVPEDMSAMVDEYREKLIEAVVEADDELLHKYLESHTLSEEEIRRAARKATVSMKVVPVFCGAAFKNKGVQQLLDGVVEYLPSPLDVPPIEGVNPDKEERVEKRKADTKEPFAALAFKIMTDPYVGQLTFMRVYSGSIASGMTVFNPIRGKRERIGRLLRMHANKREEIRSAEAGEILAAVGLNFTRTGDTLCDQKEPIVLEKMEFPAPVISIAIEPKTKADEEKLSLSLQKLANEDPSFRVNVDDETGQTIISGMGELHLEIIVDRLLREFNVAANVGKPQVAYRETITKKVEIESKYIKQTGGRGQYAHVWLRVEPLERGKGFEFEDDVVGGSVPREYIPAVKRGVTEAMDGGAIAGYPLIDMKVALFDGSYHEVDSSDMAFRICASIGLKDAVKKGQPIILEPVMDVEVVVPDEYVGSVTGDLSARRGRILKSDAHAGSQIIGAQVPLSKMFGYATDLRSVTQGRATYSMQFAHYEPVPKSLADEIIAKSQGL from the coding sequence ATGTCGGTGGATTCAACAGACCTGAACAATGTGCGCAACATCGGGATCATTGCCCACATCGATGCGGGCAAGACCACGGTGAGCGAGCGCATCCTGTTCTATACGGGCATCACCTATAAGATCGGCGAGGTCCACGAGGGGACCGCGGTGATGGACTGGATGGAACAGGAACAGGAGCGCGGCATCACGATCACGGCCGCCGCGACGACGTGTGAGTGGCTCGGCAGGCGCATAAACATCATCGACACGCCCGGCCACGTCGACTTCACGGTCGAGGTCGAGCGCTGCCTCAGGGTGCTCGACGGCGCGGTGGGTGTCTTCGACGCGGTGGCAGGGGTTGAGCCTCAGTCGGAGACGGTCTGGCGCCAGGCCAACCGCTACGGGGTGCCGAAGATCGGGTTCGTCAACAAGATGGACCGCGTCGGCGCCGACTTCTTCCGCTGCGTCCGTATGATGAGGGATAGGCTTGCCGCCAACGCGGTGCCTTTCCAGCTTCCGCTGGGCGCGGAGGACAAGTTCAGGGGGGTGGTGGACCTGGTCTCACGCAGGGCGTTTGCGTTCGACGACGAGACCAAGGGTTCCCAGTTCGATGAGGTCCCGGTTCCAGAAGATATGAGCGCGATGGTCGACGAGTACCGCGAGAAGCTGATCGAGGCGGTGGTGGAGGCGGACGACGAGCTGCTCCACAAGTACCTCGAGAGCCACACCCTGTCGGAGGAGGAGATAAGGAGGGCGGCCCGTAAGGCGACTGTGAGCATGAAGGTGGTGCCGGTCTTCTGCGGGGCGGCGTTCAAGAACAAGGGGGTGCAGCAGCTGCTCGACGGCGTGGTCGAATATCTCCCCTCGCCCCTGGATGTTCCGCCGATCGAGGGCGTGAACCCCGACAAGGAGGAGAGGGTCGAGAAGAGGAAGGCCGACACGAAGGAGCCCTTTGCGGCCCTTGCCTTCAAGATCATGACCGATCCGTACGTCGGACAGCTCACGTTCATGAGGGTCTACTCCGGTTCGATAGCGAGCGGGATGACCGTATTCAACCCGATCCGCGGCAAGCGCGAGAGGATAGGGCGCCTCCTTCGGATGCACGCCAACAAGAGGGAGGAGATCCGCAGCGCCGAGGCGGGGGAGATACTCGCCGCGGTGGGGCTCAACTTCACGAGGACCGGAGACACCCTCTGCGACCAGAAGGAGCCGATAGTGCTCGAGAAGATGGAGTTTCCTGCTCCGGTGATCTCGATCGCGATCGAGCCCAAGACCAAGGCAGACGAGGAGAAGCTGTCGCTCTCGCTGCAGAAGCTGGCCAACGAGGACCCGTCGTTCAGAGTCAACGTCGACGATGAGACGGGCCAGACGATAATATCCGGGATGGGCGAGCTCCACCTCGAGATAATAGTGGACAGGCTGCTCCGGGAGTTCAACGTGGCGGCGAACGTGGGCAAGCCGCAGGTGGCGTACCGGGAGACGATCACGAAGAAGGTCGAGATCGAATCCAAGTACATAAAGCAGACAGGCGGCCGCGGGCAGTACGCCCACGTATGGCTCCGGGTGGAGCCGCTGGAGCGCGGCAAGGGCTTCGAGTTCGAGGACGACGTGGTCGGCGGCTCGGTGCCCAGGGAGTACATACCGGCTGTGAAGAGGGGCGTGACGGAGGCGATGGACGGCGGCGCGATCGCCGGCTACCCGCTGATCGACATGAAGGTGGCGCTCTTCGACGGGTCGTACCACGAGGTCGACTCCTCGGACATGGCTTTCAGGATATGCGCCTCGATAGGGCTCAAGGATGCGGTGAAGAAGGGCCAGCCGATAATACTGGAGCCGGTGATGGACGTGGAGGTCGTGGTGCCGGACGAGTACGTCGGCAGCGTGACGGGCGACCTGAGCGCGAGGCGGGGCAGGATACTCAAGAGCGACGCCCACGCGGGCTCGCAGATAATCGGTGCCCAGGTCCCGTTGTCCAAGATGTTCGGCTACGCCACCGATCTTCGGAGCGTGACACAGGGAAGGGCCACGTACAGCATGCAGTTCGCGCACTATGAGCCGGTGCCGAAGAGCCTGGCCGACGAGATAATCGCAAAATCGCAGGGGCTATGA
- the rpsG gene encoding 30S ribosomal protein S7 — protein MPRKKRGSLKREVTPDPKYGDKLVAQLISTMMWSGKKSIAERVVYGTFDVLQEKKNDDPVKLFKQAMENIKPIIEVRSRRVGGATYQVPVEVRFDRRVSLGFRWLLAAARSRKEGTMKDRLAAELLEAIENRGAAVKKREDTHKMAEANKAFAHYKW, from the coding sequence ATGCCAAGGAAAAAGAGAGGAAGCTTAAAGAGAGAGGTCACGCCGGACCCGAAGTACGGCGACAAGCTGGTCGCCCAGCTCATCAGCACCATGATGTGGAGCGGCAAGAAGTCGATCGCCGAGAGGGTCGTCTACGGGACGTTCGACGTCCTGCAGGAGAAGAAGAACGACGATCCGGTCAAGCTCTTCAAGCAGGCCATGGAGAACATAAAGCCGATCATCGAGGTCCGCTCCCGCCGCGTGGGCGGCGCCACATATCAGGTCCCGGTCGAGGTCCGCTTCGACAGGCGCGTATCCCTGGGCTTCCGCTGGCTTCTGGCCGCCGCGCGCAGCCGCAAAGAGGGCACGATGAAGGATAGGCTCGCCGCTGAGCTGCTCGAGGCGATAGAGAACCGCGGGGCGGCGGTCAAGAAGCGCGAGGACACACACAAGATGGCGGAGGCCAACAAGGCGTTTGCCCATTATAAATGGTAG
- a CDS encoding 30S ribosomal protein S12, with the protein MPTINQLVRIGRRQLKMRTASPALQRCPQRRGVCIRVYTTTPKKPNSALRKVARVRLTNGFEVTSYIPGEGHNLQEHSVVMVRGGRVKDLPGVRYHIVRGTLDSTGVENRKQSRSKYGAKKPK; encoded by the coding sequence ATGCCGACGATAAATCAACTTGTAAGGATCGGCCGCAGGCAGCTCAAGATGCGCACCGCATCCCCAGCGCTGCAGCGCTGCCCGCAGAGGCGGGGCGTCTGCATCCGCGTCTACACGACTACGCCCAAGAAGCCGAACTCGGCGCTCCGCAAGGTCGCTAGGGTGAGGCTCACGAACGGATTCGAGGTCACCTCCTATATACCCGGGGAAGGGCACAACCTCCAGGAGCACTCGGTGGTCATGGTGCGCGGCGGCCGCGTCAAGGACCTGCCCGGCGTCCGCTATCACATAGTGAGGGGCACGCTGGATTCCACAGGGGTGGAGAACCGCAAGCAGAGCCGCTCCAAGTACGGCGCCAAGAAGCCGAAATAA
- the rpoC gene encoding DNA-directed RNA polymerase subunit beta' — MDIYHFFEKPKDPLSFEGIRIKLASPEKVMEWSHGEVKKPETINYRTFKPERDGLFCAKIFGPVKDYECNCGKYKRMKHRGIVCEKCGVEVIQSKVRRERMGHIKLASPVAHIWFLKSLPSRIGTMLEVSLKELEKVLYCEAYMVVDPGNTGLKEGEILTEDAYQKALEEFGPAFMVGMGGEVVKDMLAKMDLDELSKKLRRDLKKAKSEAATTKISKRLKLVDQFREAGNRPEWMMLDIIPVLPPDLRPLVPLDGGRFATSDLNDLYRRVINRNNRLKRLIELNAPDIIIRNEKRMLQEAVDALFDNGRRARPFVGPNRRPLRSLSDMLKGKQGRFRQNLLGKRVDYSGRSVIVVGPELRLHECGLPKTMAIELFKPFIYNKLELRGLSATIKSAKRLVEKETPEVWDALAEVIKEHPVMLNRAPTLHRLGIQAFEPVLTEGKAIQLHPLVCAAFNADFDGDQMAVHVPLSVEAQMEARVLLLSTNNILSPANGKPIIVPTQDMVLGIYYMTRERAFVNGEGSIFSSPDEVRVAYDAGAIDLQARIKVRMDGKLCETTAGRVMLYDVVPKQIPFSTINKVMDKKAIADLIDLCYRLCKDKETVLLADHLRSLGFSYATRAGISICIDDMVIPEAKKGLVDKANDEVREVEEQYTEGLITAGEKYNKVVDIWAATTEDVASEMMKGMSTMIIEGPDGQKREQMSFNSIFIMADSGARGSAQQMRQLAGMRGLMAKPSGEIIETPITANFREGLNVLQYFISTHGARKGLADTALKTANSGYLTRRLVDVAQDTTVREDDCGTLDGLVVSALVEGGEVIEPLSDRILGRVALEDIRDPYTDEVIVSSNQMIDEELVQKIEDSGLEKVLVRSVLTCKSLVGCCAKCYGRDLARGHLVNMGESVGVIAAQSIGEPGTQLTMRTFHIGGTASRRVEQSALESRHEGVVKYEGVQIVVNKEGRLTVMNRNGIVIVSDEAGRERERYKLNYGAILLHREGEKVKAGELLAEWDPYTVPILTEVSGRVKFGDIIEGLTMTEQVDEVTGLSRKVVVSSKDATARPRVSIKDSGGATVHLPSGRGEARYLMPVGANIVVAEGDEVMAGDVIAKIPRETTKTKDITGGLPRVAELFEARKPKDNAIISEIDGAVSFGPDAKGKRTIVITPEVGEPKEYAVPKGRHISVHEGDFVKAGEQLMDGSPNPHDILAVLGEKELARFLVDEIQEVYRLQGVRINDKHIEIIVRQMLKRVRIVDPGDTTRLEDEQVEKSIFEAENEKIRAKGGSPAIGEPMLLGITRASLSTESFISAASFQETTKVLTEAAASGKVDYLRGLKENVIMGRLIPAGTGLRKYKGYEIEVAEMPEELVEVLPEGDFIASQDVAG; from the coding sequence ATGGATATCTATCACTTCTTCGAGAAGCCCAAGGATCCGCTCAGCTTCGAGGGCATACGCATCAAGCTCGCGTCGCCCGAGAAGGTCATGGAGTGGTCGCACGGCGAGGTCAAGAAGCCCGAGACCATAAACTACCGCACCTTCAAGCCTGAGCGCGACGGGCTCTTCTGCGCCAAGATATTCGGGCCGGTCAAAGACTACGAGTGCAACTGCGGCAAGTACAAGCGCATGAAGCACCGCGGCATCGTCTGCGAGAAGTGCGGCGTCGAGGTGATCCAGAGCAAGGTGCGACGCGAGAGGATGGGGCACATAAAGCTCGCCTCGCCCGTCGCGCATATCTGGTTCCTCAAGAGCTTGCCCTCGAGGATCGGAACTATGCTCGAAGTCTCCCTCAAGGAGCTCGAGAAGGTGCTCTATTGCGAGGCCTACATGGTCGTCGACCCCGGCAACACCGGGCTCAAGGAGGGGGAGATACTGACCGAGGACGCCTACCAGAAGGCGCTGGAGGAGTTCGGCCCCGCGTTCATGGTCGGCATGGGAGGCGAGGTCGTGAAGGACATGCTCGCAAAGATGGACCTGGACGAGCTCTCCAAGAAGCTCAGGCGCGACCTCAAGAAGGCGAAGTCCGAGGCCGCCACGACGAAGATATCCAAGAGGCTCAAGCTCGTGGACCAGTTCCGCGAAGCGGGGAACAGGCCTGAGTGGATGATGCTGGACATCATCCCGGTCCTGCCGCCTGATCTTCGCCCCCTGGTCCCGCTCGACGGCGGGAGATTCGCCACCTCGGATCTGAACGACCTCTACAGGCGCGTCATCAACCGCAACAACAGGCTCAAGAGGCTCATCGAGCTCAACGCGCCCGACATCATCATAAGAAACGAGAAGCGCATGCTGCAGGAGGCTGTGGACGCGCTCTTCGACAACGGCCGCAGGGCGAGGCCGTTCGTGGGCCCGAACCGCAGGCCGTTGCGCTCTCTCTCGGACATGCTCAAGGGCAAGCAGGGCCGCTTCCGGCAGAACCTGCTTGGAAAGCGCGTGGACTACTCTGGCCGCTCGGTGATCGTGGTGGGTCCCGAGCTCAGGCTCCACGAGTGCGGGCTGCCCAAGACCATGGCGATCGAGCTCTTCAAGCCGTTCATCTACAACAAGCTCGAGCTCAGGGGCCTGTCCGCGACGATCAAGAGCGCCAAGCGGCTCGTCGAGAAGGAGACCCCTGAGGTCTGGGACGCACTGGCCGAGGTGATCAAGGAGCATCCGGTCATGCTCAACCGAGCTCCCACTCTGCACAGGCTGGGCATCCAGGCCTTCGAGCCGGTGCTCACCGAGGGCAAGGCGATACAGCTGCACCCGCTGGTCTGCGCCGCGTTCAACGCCGACTTCGACGGCGACCAGATGGCGGTGCACGTGCCGCTCTCCGTCGAGGCACAGATGGAGGCGAGGGTCCTTCTGCTCTCCACGAACAACATACTGTCGCCGGCAAACGGCAAGCCGATCATCGTGCCCACCCAGGACATGGTGCTCGGCATCTACTACATGACGAGGGAGAGGGCCTTCGTGAACGGCGAGGGCAGCATATTCAGTTCGCCCGACGAGGTTCGCGTCGCCTACGACGCGGGCGCGATCGACCTTCAGGCACGTATCAAGGTCAGGATGGACGGTAAGCTCTGCGAGACCACGGCCGGCCGCGTGATGCTCTACGATGTGGTCCCAAAGCAGATCCCGTTCTCCACGATCAACAAGGTCATGGACAAGAAGGCCATCGCGGATCTCATCGACCTCTGCTACCGCCTCTGCAAGGACAAGGAGACCGTGCTGCTCGCCGACCATCTCAGGTCCCTCGGCTTCAGCTATGCCACCAGGGCCGGCATCTCGATCTGCATCGACGACATGGTGATCCCCGAGGCCAAGAAGGGCCTTGTGGACAAGGCGAACGATGAGGTCCGCGAGGTGGAGGAGCAGTACACCGAGGGCCTCATCACCGCCGGAGAGAAATACAACAAGGTCGTGGATATCTGGGCGGCAACGACCGAGGATGTGGCCTCCGAGATGATGAAGGGGATGTCGACGATGATCATCGAGGGTCCCGACGGCCAGAAGCGCGAGCAGATGAGCTTCAACTCGATATTCATCATGGCCGACTCCGGGGCCAGGGGGTCCGCCCAGCAGATGCGCCAGCTGGCCGGGATGCGCGGACTGATGGCCAAGCCCTCGGGCGAGATCATCGAGACCCCGATCACAGCCAACTTCCGCGAGGGGCTGAACGTGCTGCAGTACTTCATATCCACGCACGGAGCGCGAAAGGGCCTTGCGGACACGGCGCTCAAGACCGCCAACTCCGGGTACCTCACCAGGAGGCTGGTCGACGTCGCGCAGGACACCACCGTGAGAGAAGATGACTGCGGCACTCTCGACGGGCTGGTGGTGAGCGCGCTCGTCGAGGGCGGAGAGGTCATCGAGCCCCTCTCGGACCGCATCCTCGGCCGCGTTGCGCTCGAGGACATACGCGATCCCTACACCGACGAGGTGATAGTCTCTTCGAACCAGATGATAGACGAGGAGCTGGTCCAGAAGATCGAGGACTCGGGCCTGGAGAAGGTCCTGGTCCGCTCGGTCCTCACCTGCAAGAGCCTCGTGGGCTGCTGCGCCAAGTGCTACGGCCGCGACCTCGCGCGCGGGCACCTGGTAAACATGGGCGAGTCGGTCGGCGTGATCGCCGCCCAGTCCATCGGAGAGCCCGGCACCCAGCTCACCATGAGGACCTTCCACATCGGAGGAACCGCCTCCAGGCGCGTCGAGCAGTCCGCCCTAGAATCGCGGCATGAGGGCGTCGTGAAGTACGAGGGGGTGCAGATAGTCGTGAACAAGGAGGGAAGGCTCACGGTCATGAACCGCAACGGCATCGTCATCGTCTCCGACGAGGCGGGCCGCGAGCGCGAGCGCTACAAGCTCAACTACGGCGCCATCCTGCTGCACAGGGAGGGGGAGAAGGTCAAGGCGGGTGAGCTGCTCGCTGAATGGGATCCCTACACCGTGCCCATCCTCACGGAGGTCTCGGGCCGCGTGAAGTTCGGCGACATCATCGAGGGCCTCACCATGACCGAGCAGGTGGACGAGGTCACCGGCCTCTCCCGCAAGGTCGTCGTCTCCTCGAAGGACGCCACTGCCAGACCCCGCGTCTCGATAAAGGACAGCGGCGGGGCGACCGTGCATCTGCCTTCGGGCCGCGGCGAGGCGCGGTACCTCATGCCGGTGGGCGCCAACATAGTCGTGGCGGAGGGCGACGAGGTCATGGCGGGCGACGTGATCGCCAAGATCCCGCGCGAGACCACGAAGACCAAGGACATCACCGGAGGCCTGCCGCGCGTCGCGGAGCTCTTCGAGGCCCGCAAGCCCAAGGACAACGCCATCATCTCCGAGATCGACGGCGCAGTCTCTTTCGGGCCCGACGCGAAGGGCAAGCGCACCATAGTCATCACCCCTGAGGTCGGCGAGCCGAAGGAGTACGCTGTGCCCAAGGGCCGCCACATCTCGGTGCACGAGGGCGACTTTGTCAAAGCCGGCGAGCAGCTCATGGACGGTTCCCCGAACCCCCACGATATACTCGCGGTGCTCGGCGAGAAGGAACTCGCCAGGTTCCTCGTGGACGAGATACAGGAGGTCTACAGGCTCCAGGGCGTGCGGATAAACGACAAGCACATCGAGATAATAGTGCGCCAGATGCTGAAGAGGGTCCGAATAGTCGATCCCGGCGATACGACGAGGCTGGAGGACGAACAGGTCGAGAAGTCGATCTTCGAGGCGGAGAACGAGAAGATCCGTGCCAAGGGCGGCAGCCCGGCGATAGGCGAGCCCATGCTGCTCGGCATCACCAGGGCATCGCTATCCACCGAGAGCTTCATCTCGGCCGCATCGTTCCAGGAGACCACGAAGGTCCTCACCGAAGCCGCTGCATCGGGCAAGGTGGACTACCTGAGGGGGCTCAAGGAGAATGTGATCATGGGCCGGCTCATCCCGGCCGGCACCGGGCTCCGCAAGTACAAGGGCTATGAAATCGAGGTGGCGGAGATGCCCGAGGAGCTTGTGGAAGTTCTCCCAGAGGGAGATTTTATTGCAAGTCAGGATGTTGCAGGCTGA